The following proteins are encoded in a genomic region of Dioscorea cayenensis subsp. rotundata cultivar TDr96_F1 chromosome 8, TDr96_F1_v2_PseudoChromosome.rev07_lg8_w22 25.fasta, whole genome shotgun sequence:
- the LOC120267411 gene encoding probable serine incorporator → MWAASCLASCCASCACSACQSVVGGISRRSARIAYCGLFALSLVLSWVLREVAAPLLESIPWINHFHKTPDREWFETDAVLRVSLGNFVFFTILAVLMMGIKDQKDPRDRIHHGGWMAKIVCWCIIVFLMFFVPNGFVSFYESISKFGSGLFLLVQVVLLLDFVHSWNDNWVQRDEQFWYMALLIVSLVCYLATFSFSGLLFHWFTPSGHDCGLNTFFIVLTLILVFAFAVVALHPKINGSLLPASVISLYCMYLCYSGLSSEPRDYECNGLHNHSQAVSTGSLALGLTTTVLSVVYSAVRAGSSTTLLSPPSSPRASSDKPLLPFSKADEQEDKKKDEARPVSYSYSFFHLIFSLASMYSAMLLTGWSTSVGESGKLVDVGWPSVWVRIVTQWATATLFVWSLVAPILFPDREF, encoded by the exons ATGTGGGCTGCTTCTTGCTTGGCGTCCTGCTGCGCATCGTGCGCATGCAGCGCGTGCCAATCGGTGGTCGGCGGCATCAGCCGCCGCTCCGCTCGTATTGCCTATTGCGGTCTCTTTGCGCTGTCCCTCGTCCTCTCTTGGGTTCTCCGCGAGGTCGCTGCGCCCTTGCTTGAGAGCATCCCAT GGATTAATCACTTCCATAAGACGCCAGACCGGGAATGGTTTGAGACTGATGCTGTTCTGAGAGTGAGCTTGGGGAACTTCGTTTTCTTCACAATTCTTGCCGTTTTGATGATGGGTATTAAGGATCAGAAGGATCCTCGTGACCGTATCCATCATGGTGGGTGGATGGCCAAGATTGTCTGTTGGTGCATCATTGTTTTTCTAATGTTCTTCGTTCCCAATGGCTTTGTCAGCTTCTATG AGAGTATTTCTAAATTTGGATCTGGACTGTTTCTTCTTGTTCAAGTGGTTCTTTTGTTGGACTTTGTCCATAGTTGGAATGATAACTGGGTTCAGAGGGATGAACAATTCTG GTACATGGCATTGTTAATTGTCTCACTGGTTTGCTATCTGGCAACGTTCTCCTTCTCGGGGCTTCTTTTCCATTGGTTCACTCCATCTGGACATGATTGTGGTCTTAACAccttcttcattgttttgaCATTGATTCTTGTCTTTGCTTTTGCAGTTGTTGCTTTGCACCCTAag ATCAATGGCAGCCTGTTGCCTGCATCTGTTATTTCTCTATACTGCATGTACCTATGCTACAGTGGGCTCTCCAGTGAACCAAGGGACTATGAGTGCAATGGCCTCCACAATCATTCACAGGCTGTTTCAACTGGTAGTCTTGCTCTAGGTTTGACAACCACCGTCCTCTCGGTGGTTTACTCTGCCGTTCGTGCTGGTTCTTCCACGACCCTCCTCTCTCCACCAAGTTCACCACGCGCAA GTTCAGACAAACCACTTCTTCCCTTCAGCAAGGCAGATGAGcaagaagacaagaagaaggatgaagcTAGGCCAGTCTCCTACTCCTACTCTTTTTTCCATCTCATCTTCTCCCTGGCTAGCATGTACTCGGCGATGCTTCTCACCGGCTGGTCAACCTCCGTCGGTGAGAGTGGGAAGCTTGTGGATGTAGGCTGGCCTTCTGTGTGGGTTAGAATAGTTACTCAATGGGCAACCGCCACTCTTTTCGTCTGGTCTCTTGTTGCTCCCATTCTTTTCCCAGACAGGGAGTTCTGA
- the LOC120267063 gene encoding ubiquitin receptor RAD23b-like, translating to MKLTVKTLKGSHFQIEVQPSDTVMAVKKNIEEAQGKESYPCGLQLLIYSGKVLKDESTLEENNIGEEGFLVVMLSKSKSSGPAGSSAVTQNKSSGSAGSSAVTQPSAAAAPNQPPIVDTPSQAPSSADTASAIEGTTTSGSSNAYGQAASNIVAGSNIEPMVQHLMDMGGGNWDKETVQRALRAAYNNPERAVEYLYSGIPASAEVAIPAATNPLNQSSLGGNTTDAAVTGLPNSSPLDMFPQGAQNTGVGAGGGALEFLRNNQQFQALRAMVQANPQILQPMLQELAKQNPHLLRLIQEHHAEFLQLINEPVEGVEGDLFDQPEHEMPNSISVTPSEQAAIERLEAMGFDRPRVIEAFLACDRDEQLAANYLLEHAGDED from the exons ATGAAGCTCACGGTCAAGACGCTGAAGGGAAGCCATTTCCAGATCGAGGTTCAGCCCAGCGACACG GTTATGGCAGTGAAAAAGAATATTGAGGAGGCTCAAGGAAAAGAGAGCTATCCATGTGGTTTGCAGTTACTGATTTACAGTGGAAAGGTTTTAAAAGATGAAAGCACATTGGAAGAGAATAACATTGGTGAAGAAGGTTTTCTTGTTGTCATGCTCAGTAAG AGCAAATCTTCTGGTCCAGCAGGATCCTCGGCTGTTACTCAG AATAAATCTTCAGGTTCAGCAGGATCCTCAGCTGTTACTCAG CCTTCAGCAGCTGCTGCACCCAATCAACCTCCCATTGTTGACACTCCTTCTCAAGCTCC GTCATCAGCTGACACTGCAAGTGCCATTGAAGGAACAACTACAAG TGGATCTTCTAATGCATATGGTCAAGCTGCATCCAACATAGTTGCAGGGAGCAACATTGAGCCAATGGTTCAACATTTGATGGATATGGGTGGTGGTAACTGGGACAAAGAAACAGTTCAACGTGCACTCCGTGCTGCTTACAATAACCCAGAGCGTGCTGTGGAGTACTTGTATTCT GGTATTCCTGCCTCGGCAGAAGTTGCAATCCCAGCTGCAACTAACCCTCTTAACCAGTCTAGTCTTGGTGGAAACACAACTGACGCAGCTGTTACCGGATTGCCAAATTCTTCTCCACTGGATATGTTTCCACAG GGGGCTCAAAATACGGGTGTGGGTGCTGGAGGTGGTGCTCTTGAATTTCTAAGAAACAATCAACAG TTCCAAGCATTGCGCGCAATGGTGCAAGCCAATCCACAAATTTTACAG CCAATGCTACAAGAGCTAGCCAAACAAAACCCTCATCTTCTAAGATTGATTCAAGAGCATCATGCAGAGTTTCTACAGCTAATAAATGAACCTGTTGAAGGTGTTGAAGG GGATTTGTTTGATCAACCAGAGCACGAGATGCCGAATTCAATCAGCGTGACCCCTTCGGAACAGGCAGCTATAGAAAGG CTTGAAGCTATGGGATTTGATCGACCTCGGGTGATTGAAGCATTCTTAGCATGTGACAGGGATGAGCAGTTGGCAGCAAACTATTTGTTGGAACATGCTGGAGATGAGGATTAA
- the LOC120267120 gene encoding protein TIC 55, chloroplastic, translating into MALFHPTAFTSLCLFSNQRRTLNSSLVPKTSHAHTSNISRPLVLDKRIKRRFGQVCCAALAEGVQEKQAQIPVEAEQDNISNEKYDWKEEWYPLYLTKEVPDDAPLGLTVFNKQLVLYRDGAGVLRCYEDRCPHRLAKLSEGQLVDGTLECLYHGWQFEGDGQCVKIPQLEEGATIPRAACAKKYHIKDSQGVVWVWMSDKNPPNTWKLPWFEHYAKPGFTDLSSIHELPYDHSILLENLMDPAHVPISHDRTDFTAKREDAQPLGFTVLERTSRGFSGNWWRSKTPDLVNILRFEAPCVLSNNLEFTDKQGIKQYFSALFLCRPSGQGKSMLIVRFGATMRSPLVKILPNWYLHQNACKVFEQDMGFLSSQNEVLMKEKSPTKDLYLNLRSIDGWVVEYRKWMDRAGHGMPYYFGHSTVRMPEEPAVVEHAPAGMVAAVAASPPAKGGVGATAVENPANRYYRHVVHCKGCRVAVSRFEGWKKGLVMAGVVAAAMAVLVNGRQWKAAALLAAAVLLGGASACSVVVGLLTTNFVRTHRRI; encoded by the exons ATGGCCCTTTTTCATCCCACGGCATTCACATCTCTCTGCCTCTTCTCCAATCAAAGAAGAACACTTAATTCCTCTCTTGTACCAAAAACATCCCATGCACACACTAGTAACATATCAAGACCTCTAGTATTGGATAAGAGGATAAAGAGAAGGTTTGGGCAAGTGTGTTGTGCAGCATTGGCTGAAGGTGTTCAAGAGAAACAAGCACAAATACCAGTGGAGGCTGAACAAGATaatatatcaaatgaaaagtATGACTGGAAGGAGGAGTGGTATCCACTTTACCTTACTAAGGAGGTCCCTGACGACGCTCCGCTCGGCCTCACCGTCTTCAACAAACAACTAGTTCTTTATCGGGATGGTGCCGGTGTCTTGCGGTGCTATGAAGATCGATGCCCGCACAG ATTAGCAAAACTTTCAGAAGGGCAGTTGGTGGATGGGACATTGGAATGTTTGTACCACGGATGGCAATTTGAAGGGGATGGCCAATGTGTGAAGATACCTCAG CTAGAAGAAGGAGCAACAATACCTCGAGCCGCCTGCGCAAAGAAATACCACATCAAAGACTCTCAAGGCGTCGTATGGGTATGGATGTCGGACAAGAACCCTCCAAACACCTGGAAGCTCCCCTGGTTCGAGCACTACGCAAAGCCCGGCTTCACCGACCTTTCCTCCATCCATGAGCTCCCCTATGATCACTCCATCCTTCTTGAGAACCTCATGGATCCTGCTCACGTCCCCATCTCCCATGACCGCACGGATTTCACTGCCAAACGTGAGGATGCACAGCCTCTAGGCTTCACCGTGCTTGAAAGAACCTCCAGAGGCTTTTCCGGCAACTGGTGGAGGTCCAAAACTCCGGATTTAGTGAACATTCTAAGGTTCGAAGCCCCTTGCGTTTTATCAAACAACTTGGAGTTCACTGACAAGCAAGGAATCAAGCAGTATTTCTCAGCGCTCTTCCTTTGTAGACCATCAGGGCAAGGGAAATCAATGCTGATTGTGAGGTTTGGGGCAACAATGAGATCACCTCTTGTCAAGATCCTCCCAAATTGGTACTTGCACCAGAATGCTTGCAAGGTTTTCGAGCAAGACATGGGGTTTCTATCATCGCAAAACGAGGTGCTAATGAAAGAGAAATCACCGACCAAGGATCTATACCTGAATCTCCGATCGATCGATGGTTGGGTGGTGGAGTATCGGAAGTGGATGGATAGGGCTGGGCATGGGATGCCTTACTACTTTGGGCACAGCACGGTGAGGATGCCGGAGGAGCCGGCGGTGGTGGAGCACGCGCCGGCGGGGATGGTGGCTGCGGTGGCGGCCTCCCCGCCGGCGAAGGGAGGAGTGGGGGCGACCGCGGTGGAGAATCCGGCAAATAGGTATTACAGGCATGTGGTGCATTGCAAGGGATGCAGGGTAGCGGTAAGTAGGTTTGAGGGCTGGAAGAAGGGGTTGGTGATGGCCGGAGTGGTGGCGGCGGCGATGGCGGTGCTGGTGAACGGACGGCAGTGGAAGGCGGCGGCGTTGTTAGCGGCGGCGGTGTTGCTCGGTGGAGCGAGTGCGTGCTCGGTGGTGGTTGGGTTGCTTACTACGAACTTCGTGAGGACGCATCGGAGGATCTGA
- the LOC120266602 gene encoding histone-lysine N-methyltransferase ASHR3 gives MPDLSNLLPVLQPCTPTYLADVGSVGQNRKWSRRSRFPVVKRDRMGGKKLGGGKSLEEYVKAWTEKKIADGSDEKQCSLPFLDNAPRMVECCNCSKCIYPGEELSCSVSRCRVVYHRTCAPELAGLSKSRKFKCPQHACFNCKKKSHWRCVRCTMATHPHCSPWPTEVRSLPNQPGWAVCWKHPADWRMLNKHADLTGDIEEAFQRLPLPYIDEEFSVGMNWKDFMESQAEPAPYVHIKRNIYLFKKKRDYANDDVGCRNCTFDSTCRSDCECRGLSISCSKACHCADSCQNRPFRKDKKIKVVKTKLCGWGVEALESIEKGDFVIEYIGEVINDAACEQRLWDMKRRGDQNFYMCEIRKDFTIDATFKGNASRFLNHSCDPNCKLEKWQVDGETRVGVFASRSIKPGEPLTYDYRFVHFGSMVKCFCGASNCQGFLGSKRKNNEMTMSWGCKRPRTAIKVKGKQLIHLNVIPF, from the exons ATGCCCGACCTCAGCAATCTTCTTCCAGTGCTCCAGCCTTGTACTCCCACTTACCTCGCTGATGTTGGATCTGTGGGTCAGAACCGTAAGTGGAGTAGGAGATCGCGGTTCCCGGTCGTGAAGAGGGATCGTATGGGGGGGAAGAAGTTGGGTGGTGGAAAGTCGCTGGAGGAGTATGTTAAGGCTTGGACGGAGAAGAAGATTGCCGATGGATCTGATGAGAAGCAATGTTCTTTGCCTTTTCTTGACAATGCTCCCAGGATG GTTGAATGCTGCAATTGTAGCAAATGTATCTATCCCGGGGAGGAACTATCATGCTCTGTTTCTCGTTGCCGAGTAGTCTACCACAGGACATGTGCTCCTGAACTTGCTGGATTATCCAAGTCTAGAAAGTTCAAGTGTCCTCAAcat GCTTGTTTCAATTGCAAAAAGAAGTCACATTGGCGTTGCGTTCGATGTACAATGGCAACACATCCTCATTGTTCACCTTGGCCTACTGAAGTGCGAAGCTTACCAAATCAACCTGGATGGGCTGTTTGCTGGAAGCATCCTGCAGATTGGCGTATGTTAAACAAG CACGCAGATCTTACGGGTGACATAGAG GAAGCATTTCAGCGTTTGCCTCTTCCTTATATAGACGAGGAGTTTAGTGTTGGCATGAATTGGAAAGATTTCATGGAGAGCCAAGCTGAACCTGCTCCTTACGTCCATATCAAACGCA ACATTTACCTGTTCAAGAAGAAAAGGGACTATGCTAATGATGATGTCGGATGCAGAAATTGCACTTTTGATTCCACTTGTAGAAGCGATTGTGAATGCAG GGGTCTTTCAATCAGCTGTTCAAAGGCTTGCCATTGTGCAGACTCATGCCAAAATAGACCTTTCCGCAAAGACAAGAAGATCAAAGTAGTCAAG ACAAAATTATGTGGATGGGGAGTTGAGGCATTGGAAAGCATTGAGAAAGGAGATTTTGTAATTGAATATATTGGTGAAG TCATTAATGATGCGGCGTGTGAACAAAGGCTTTGGGACATGAAACGCCGAGGTGATCAAAATTTCTACATGTGTGAAATCCGCAAAGACTTCACAATTGATGCAACTTTCAAGGGAAACGCTTCTCGTTTCTTAAATCACAGTTGCGATCCCAACTGTAAACTAGAGAAGTG GCAAGTTGACGGGGAAACACGTGTGGGTGTTTTTGCCTCTCGTTCCATCAAACCTGGAGAGCCTTTGACATATGATTACAG ATTTGTTCATTTTGGATCCATGGTCAAGTGCTTCTGCGGGGCCTCAAACTGCCAAGGTTTTTTAGGAAGCAAGAGAAAGAACAATGAGATGACCATGTCCTGGGGATGCAAACGACCAAGAACAGCAATCAAAGTAAAAGGTAAACAACTGATTCATTTAAATGTGATACCATTTTAG